One stretch of Oncorhynchus masou masou isolate Uvic2021 chromosome 9, UVic_Omas_1.1, whole genome shotgun sequence DNA includes these proteins:
- the LOC135545989 gene encoding ubiquitin-conjugating enzyme E2 A: MSTPARRRLMRDFKRLQEDPPAGVSGAPSENNIMVWNAVIFGPEGTPFEDGTFKLTIEFTEEYPNKPPTVRFVSKMFHPNVYADGSICLDILQNRWSPTYDVSSILTSIQSLLDEPNPNSPANSQAAQLYQENKREYEKRVSAIVEQSWRDC, encoded by the exons ATGTCAACTCCAGCAAGACGGCGTTTAATGAGAGATTTTAAACG GcttcaagaggatcctcctgctGGAGTTAGTGGAGCCCCTTCTGAAAACAATATAATGGTGTGGAATGCCGTAATTTTTGG CCCAGAGGGAACCCCCTTTGAAGATG GAACTTTCAAACTCACAATAGAATTCACAGAGGAATACCCTAACAAGCCTCCAACAGTGCGTTTTGTCTCCAAAATGTTTCATCCAAACG TCTATGCAGACGGTAGTATATGCTTGGACATTCTTCAAAACCGCTGGAGTCCGACATACGATGTTTCTTCAATCCTAACTTCAATACAG TCTTTACTGGATGAGCCGAATCCGAACAGTCCAGCCAACAGCCAGGCAGCTCAGCTGTACCAGGAGAACAAGCGGGAGTATGAAAAGAGGGTGTCTGCCATCGTGGAACAGAGTTGGCGTGATTGTTGA
- the LOC135545990 gene encoding NF-kappa-B-repressing factor-like, giving the protein MAEGIYIGEMHSFDLVPSAEAKKRPNSSDGREEPMRKMPVSKFCSRPLFEPVHFVSGGSNGGSCNDEKENDKERRRTEVNSLRQRDSDRPSYGSNRTQGSSAARPAFDRVSSYGSSSDSWRDRDGQSDRERDRNIPSGSTSGLGYGSRGSTSTYMTKVQQDYSDRYEAHSTRQPDSYSQAPRFDGYGGGSRSGGWGDSGRQGLGFGHQDRPSSSRPFSRVYSSPGRSSPSSVSGSSSQPIPISQAVLDEKQRLINSVASAIAVTLRDPAFMCGAESPNYNFMLSRSIQACKTNPEYIYVNLKDIPPADLPKNRKVPTDGYACELRCQCVYLATGYSGSKNGARDRASEQAIKLFFKQVEVRVVQRKFKHSLVNDIVVCQINCPTPAFLPALRNPEDKPTPSSKGQYEPDKRKHWTDFVIVDNAHDAICILNNSAAFNRMKIDYKFDVVPNSSAWQCSVYLQDELVAQAKGSKKTSKHTAAEEAVRKLRMNQAARQQQQPQQFSRGNNPSDPSGGRFGHQGGRKKHLSELVILENSDNAICIINDTAQFNKVAADYKFTVLPDHRWRCEVYLEGQYVASGIGPKKTVKHIAAEEALATLRQTQAVVKSNLRKEGNADALSRHQILTRSGEEASRQEIKEDNIGNQLLRKMGWKGGGLGREGEGISEPIKVKEQFSREGLGMDMDKSGNQLTKRNIEDIIRNYASSDRQDDLRFSTELNNDERKQIHQISQKYGLRSKSYGQGRLRFLIVSRKVHKDQLIGQLLQEGQVGRYELVKPQASH; this is encoded by the exons ATGGCTGAAGGGATTTACATTGGCGAAATGCACTCCTTTGACCTAGTTCCAAGTGCTGAAGCAAAAAAGAGACCCAATTCATCAGATGGCA GAGAAGAGCCAATGAGGAAGATGCCGGTGTCCAAATTTTGTTCCAGACCGCTGTTTGAGCCTGTGCACTTTGTTAGTGGTGGCAGCAATGGTGGGTCCTGTAATGACGAGAAGGAGAATGACAAGGAACGCCGGAGGACTGAGGTGAACAGTTTGAGACAGCGGGACTCTGACCGTCCGTCTTATGGCAGCAACCGAACTCAGGGCTCCTCTGCAGCTAGACCAGCATTTGACAGAGTTTCATCATACGGTTCTTCTTCTGACTCTTGGAGGGACAGAGATGGAcaaagtgatagagagagagatcgaaACATACCCTCAGGTAGCACAAGTGGTTTAGGTTATGGGAGCCGAGGATCCACTTCAACTTATATGACTAAAGTGCAGCAGGACTACTCAGACAGATATGAAGCCCATAGCACTAGGCAGCCGGACTCATACTCTCAGGCCCCTAGGTTTGATGGATATGGAGGGGGCAGTCGATCAGGGGGCTGGGGGGATTCAGGACGCCAAGGACTTGGCTTCGGGCATCAGGACAGACCCTCATCTAGCAGGCCATTCAGCAGAGTCTACAGTAGCCCAGGGAGGAGTAGCCCCTCCTCAGTTTCTGGGTCTTCTTCACAACCCATCCCCATATCTCAAGCCGTACTGGATGAAAAGCAGAGGCTGATCAATAGTGTGGCATCTGCCATAGCTGTCACTTTAAGAGACCCCGCATTCATGTGTGGAGCTGAATCTCCAAACTACAATTTCATGCTAAGCCGTAGCATCCAGGCCTGTAAGACCAACCCAGAGTACATTTATGTCAACCTCAAAGATATCCCTCCAGCAGACCTACCCAAGAACAGGAAAGTACCAACTGATGGCTATGCCTGTGAGCTGAGATGCCAGTGTGTTTACCTTGCTACTGGATACTCTGGAAGCAAAAACGGGGCCAGGGACCGTGCTTCCGAGCAGGCTATTAAGCTTTTCTTTAAACAGGTGGAGGTCCGTGTAGTGCAGCGCAAATTCAAACACTCCTTGGTCAATGATATTGTGGTCTGCCAGATTAACTGCCCTACCCCTGCTTTTCTACCGGCACTGCGTAATCCAGAGGATAAGCCGACGCCTAGCTCCAAGGGGCAATACGAGCCTGACAAACGCAAGCACTGGACCGATTTTGTCATTGTTGACAACGCTCACGATGCCATCTGCATTCTTAACAACTCTGCCGCCTTCAACCGCATGAAGATTGACTACAAGTTTGATGTGGTTCCCAACAGCAGTGCATGGCAATGTAGTGTGTACCTGCAGGACGAGCTGGTGGCACAGGCCAAGGGAAGTAAGAAGACATCTAAACATACAGCAGCTGAAGAGGCAGTGAGGAAACTGCGCATGAACCAGGCAGCCCGgcagcaacaacaaccacagcagtTCTCCCGAGGGAACAATCCCTCTGACCCATCGGGTGGCCGTTTCGGTCACCAGGGTGGTAGGAAGAAACACTTGAGTGAGCTGGTCATCCTAGAGAACTCAGACAATGCCATCTGCATCATTAATGACACTGCCCAGTTCAACAAGGTAGCTGCCGATTATAAGTTCACAGTGCTACCAGATCACCGCTGGAGGTGTGAGGTATACCTGGAGGGTCAGTATGTAGCGTCAGGCATCGGACCCAAGAAAACGGTGAAGCACATTGCAGCAGAGGAAGCCCTGGCCACACTCAGGCAGACACAGGCTGTGGTTAAATCTAACCTCAGGAAGGAGGGTAATGCTGACGCCCTCTCTCGCCACCAGATTCTGACGCGCTCTGGTGAGGAGGCCTCGAGACAGGAGATCAAGGAGGATAACATTGGGAATCAGCTACTCCGCAAGATGGGCTGGAAGGGTGGTGGATTGGGCCGGGAAGGGGAGGGCATCTCTGAACCCATAAAGGTCAAAGAGCAGTTCTCCAGAGAAGGACTGGGTATGGACATGGACAAGTCTGGGAATCAGCTCACCAAACGGAACATTGAGGACATAATCCGTAACTATGCCAGTTCAGACCGCCAGGACGACCTGCGCTTCTCCACTGAACTCAACAATGATGAACGCAAGCAGATCCACCAGATATCCCAGAAGTATGGCCTGCGGAGTAAGTCATATGGCCAGGGCAGGCTGCGCTTCCTCATCGTCAGTCGCAAAGTGCACAAAGACCAGCTCATTGGCCAGCTCCTGCAGGAAGGGCAGGTGGGACGCTACGAGCTGGTGAAACCTCAGGCCTCACACTGA